One segment of Aquimarina sp. BL5 DNA contains the following:
- a CDS encoding FtsW/RodA/SpoVE family cell cycle protein encodes MTKVLKNIKGDKVIWAIVALLALFSFLPVYSASSNLAYLYGDGNTFVFLIKHFAHLLLGFGIMYWVHKIPYHYFKGLSIIMLPVVVVLLLFTMAQNNTIGGANASRWIRLPFVGVTFQTSTLAAVVLMAYVARYLSKIKDKKTTFKESLIPLWLPVFIILMLILPANFSTAAIIFSMVIMLVFLGGYPLRHITVVLGTGLLALTFFILTAKAFPDAFPNRVDTWVSRAENFFNDKDTPEDYQIERAKIAIARGGVMGKGPGKSVQRNFLPQSSSDFIYAIIIEEWGLVGGVFLMFLYLMLLFRLVIVAHKSSDVFGKLLVIGVGLPIVFQALINMAVAVELFPVTGQTLPLVSSGGTSIWMTCMAIGMVLSISSSREEMLETNPSSANGENEEDSNIKEENPLEVLSEAI; translated from the coding sequence TTGACCAAGGTTTTAAAAAATATAAAAGGAGATAAGGTGATATGGGCAATTGTTGCGCTGTTAGCATTGTTTTCATTTCTTCCTGTGTATAGCGCTAGTAGTAATCTAGCGTATTTATATGGTGATGGAAACACTTTTGTGTTTTTGATAAAGCATTTTGCACACTTGCTTTTGGGGTTTGGTATCATGTACTGGGTTCATAAAATTCCATATCATTATTTTAAAGGGCTTTCTATTATTATGTTGCCTGTTGTTGTAGTCTTGTTGTTGTTTACAATGGCTCAGAATAATACAATTGGTGGAGCAAACGCTAGTAGATGGATTCGTTTGCCATTTGTAGGGGTTACCTTTCAGACTTCCACCTTAGCAGCTGTTGTTTTAATGGCCTATGTAGCCAGGTATCTTTCTAAAATTAAGGATAAGAAAACAACTTTTAAAGAGTCGTTGATTCCACTTTGGTTACCCGTTTTTATAATTCTTATGCTGATACTACCAGCTAACTTTTCTACCGCAGCGATTATTTTTTCTATGGTAATTATGTTAGTGTTTTTAGGAGGGTACCCTCTAAGGCATATTACGGTAGTACTAGGAACAGGTTTATTAGCACTCACATTTTTTATTTTAACAGCGAAGGCTTTTCCCGATGCTTTTCCTAACAGAGTTGATACATGGGTGAGTAGAGCGGAGAATTTTTTTAATGATAAAGATACACCAGAAGATTATCAGATAGAACGTGCAAAAATTGCAATAGCCAGAGGAGGAGTTATGGGAAAAGGGCCTGGTAAAAGTGTACAAAGAAACTTTTTGCCGCAATCTTCATCTGATTTTATTTATGCTATAATTATTGAAGAGTGGGGATTAGTTGGAGGCGTTTTTCTAATGTTTCTATATCTAATGCTCTTGTTTAGATTGGTCATCGTTGCTCATAAAAGCTCTGATGTATTTGGTAAACTGTTAGTAATTGGTGTAGGGTTACCTATCGTTTTTCAGGCGTTGATTAATATGGCTGTTGCTGTAGAATTATTTCCAGTGACAGGTCAGACACTTCCTTTGGTTAGTAGTGGGGGTACATCCATTTGGATGACATGTATGGCAATAGGAATGGTGTTAAGTATAAGTAGTAGCAGAGAGGAAATGTTAGAAACAAATCCGTCTAGTGCGAACGGTGAAAATGAAGAAGATTCAAATATAAAAGAAGAAAATCCATTAGAGGTTTTGAGTGAAGCAATATGA
- the murD gene encoding UDP-N-acetylmuramoyl-L-alanine--D-glutamate ligase: protein MKRLVVLGAGESGVGTAILAKKEGFDVFVSDKGTITDTYKEVLGNFEIEWEEQTHTKDKILNADVVMKSPGIPDKVALVQKLLNKGVSVVSEIEFASEFTSAKIVGVTGSNGKTTTTMLTNHVLKNGGLDISMAGNIGDSFAKQVAENDTPYYVLELSSFQLDGIKKFAPHIAVLTNITPDHLDRYEYKFENYIASKFRITMNQTESDYFIYDGDDEVIIKYIEEHPIRSKLLPFSLKKKVENGAYLEGKNIKITIDNNEFIMPTKNLALKGNHNVKNAMAAATVSQLLKIRKTTIRECLENFHGVEHRLENVLKINNVQYVNDSKATNVNATFYALDAMKSATVWIVGGVDKGNDYTELYPLVNEKVKAIICLGVDNTKIINAFGNCVDNIVETQSMKEAVNIAYKIAERNENVLLSPACASFDLFKNYEERGRQFKEAVREL, encoded by the coding sequence GTGAAAAGATTAGTTGTTTTAGGTGCAGGTGAAAGTGGAGTGGGGACTGCTATTCTAGCGAAGAAAGAAGGATTTGATGTATTTGTTTCTGATAAGGGAACAATTACAGATACATATAAAGAAGTTCTTGGAAATTTTGAAATCGAATGGGAGGAGCAAACGCATACAAAAGATAAAATTCTGAATGCAGATGTGGTAATGAAAAGTCCAGGAATTCCTGATAAAGTAGCTTTAGTTCAGAAGTTACTTAACAAAGGAGTGTCTGTGGTATCGGAAATTGAGTTTGCTTCAGAGTTTACATCAGCTAAAATTGTTGGAGTAACAGGAAGTAATGGTAAAACTACTACCACAATGCTTACGAATCATGTATTGAAGAATGGAGGCTTGGACATAAGTATGGCGGGTAATATTGGAGATAGTTTTGCAAAGCAAGTTGCAGAAAATGATACACCATATTATGTGTTAGAGTTGAGTAGTTTTCAGCTGGATGGAATTAAAAAGTTTGCACCGCATATTGCAGTGTTAACGAATATTACACCGGATCACTTGGACCGATATGAATATAAATTTGAAAATTATATCGCTTCAAAGTTTAGGATCACAATGAATCAAACAGAAAGTGATTATTTCATCTACGATGGGGATGACGAAGTAATTATAAAGTATATAGAAGAGCATCCTATTCGTTCAAAATTATTACCATTTTCATTAAAGAAGAAGGTAGAAAACGGAGCGTATTTGGAAGGAAAAAACATAAAAATAACAATAGACAACAACGAATTTATCATGCCAACAAAAAATTTAGCATTAAAAGGAAATCACAACGTGAAAAATGCAATGGCAGCTGCCACGGTATCACAATTATTAAAAATTAGAAAGACTACCATACGGGAATGTCTTGAGAATTTTCATGGAGTGGAGCATCGTCTAGAAAATGTACTTAAAATAAACAATGTTCAGTATGTGAATGATTCTAAAGCAACAAATGTTAATGCTACTTTTTATGCACTAGATGCTATGAAATCAGCAACTGTATGGATCGTTGGTGGCGTTGATAAAGGAAATGATTATACAGAGCTATATCCTTTAGTTAATGAAAAAGTAAAAGCAATTATTTGTTTAGGTGTAGATAATACAAAGATAATTAATGCTTTTGGTAATTGTGTGGATAATATAGTAGAGACACAGTCTATGAAAGAAGCCGTTAATATAGCTTATAAAATTGCGGAGCGTAATGAAAATGTGTTGTTGTCACCAGCTTGTGCGAGTTTTGATCTTTTTAAAAATTACGAAGAGCGTGGAAGACAATTTAAAGAAGCTGTTCGCGAGTTGTAA
- the mraY gene encoding phospho-N-acetylmuramoyl-pentapeptide-transferase: MLYYLFQYLESEYQFPGASLFQFITFRAAMAIILSLLISTIYGKRIIIFLQKKQMGESIRELGLDGQAEKAGTPTMGGIIIILATLVPALLFAKLDNIYIILLIITTLWMGVIGFTDDYLKIKKKDKEGLAGRFKVIGQVGLGLIVGCTMYFHDDITVKEEKVNSDIEQVITVEGESDFNPAIKSTKTTLPFIKNNEFDYASLITWINPSLANYAWLVFIPIVIFIVTAVSNGANLTDGIDGLAAGSSAIIVLTLALFAWVSGNIVFSDYLNVMYIPNSGEMTIYIAAFAGALVGFLWYNTYPAQVFMGDTGSLTIGGIIAVIAIAIRKEFLIPIVCGIFFIEIVSVMMQVSWFKYTKKKYGDGRRIFLMSPLHHHYQKKGIHESKIVARFWIIGIFLAIIAVITLKVR; this comes from the coding sequence TATTTGTTTCAATATTTAGAAAGTGAATACCAATTTCCTGGAGCATCCTTGTTTCAGTTTATCACATTTAGGGCGGCAATGGCGATTATTCTATCGCTATTGATTTCTACTATTTATGGTAAACGAATCATAATTTTTCTGCAAAAAAAACAGATGGGAGAGAGTATTAGGGAACTTGGTTTAGATGGACAGGCTGAAAAAGCAGGTACTCCAACTATGGGTGGGATTATAATAATTTTAGCTACACTGGTTCCAGCACTACTTTTTGCTAAACTTGACAATATTTATATCATCCTCTTGATCATAACCACTTTGTGGATGGGTGTTATTGGTTTTACAGATGATTACTTAAAAATTAAAAAGAAAGATAAAGAAGGATTAGCCGGGAGATTTAAGGTAATAGGTCAAGTGGGACTTGGACTTATTGTGGGTTGTACTATGTATTTTCACGATGATATTACAGTTAAAGAAGAAAAGGTTAATTCTGATATAGAACAAGTTATAACGGTAGAAGGTGAATCGGATTTTAACCCAGCAATCAAATCTACAAAAACAACCTTACCGTTTATTAAAAATAACGAGTTCGATTATGCTAGCTTGATTACATGGATCAATCCTAGTCTAGCTAATTACGCTTGGTTGGTTTTTATTCCTATTGTGATTTTTATTGTAACAGCCGTTTCTAATGGTGCTAATCTTACGGATGGAATCGATGGATTGGCAGCTGGTTCTTCTGCCATTATTGTGCTTACGTTGGCTTTATTTGCCTGGGTATCAGGTAATATTGTTTTCTCTGATTATCTAAATGTGATGTATATCCCTAATTCTGGAGAGATGACTATTTACATAGCGGCATTTGCAGGAGCATTGGTCGGTTTTTTGTGGTATAATACCTATCCGGCTCAAGTGTTTATGGGTGATACGGGTAGTTTAACGATTGGAGGAATAATAGCAGTAATAGCAATTGCAATACGTAAAGAGTTTTTAATTCCGATTGTATGCGGAATCTTTTTTATAGAAATTGTATCTGTGATGATGCAAGTGAGTTGGTTTAAATATACCAAGAAAAAATATGGAGATGGAAGAAGAATTTTTCTAATGTCACCATTACATCATCATTATCAGAAAAAAGGAATACACGAAAGTAAGATTGTAGCTAGATTCTGGATTATAGGAATTTTCCTGGCAATCATTGCTGTGATTACTTTAAAGGTAAGGTAG